The Claveliimonas bilis genome window below encodes:
- a CDS encoding class II fructose-bisphosphate aldolase: MPLVTSEKMLTDAREGGYAVGAFNVENMEMVKAVIAAAEEVKAPVMLQTTPSTVKYGTLETYFAMVSAEAKKASVPVCLHLDHGSSFELAVQAIKAGYTSVMIDGSHEDFEHNVELTKKVVDVAKACGIPVEAELGKVGGKEDDLEAEEDGNTDPQEAKEFVDRTGVSSLAIAIGTAHGFYAGTPVLDKERVSEVKELVSVPLVLHGASGLSDEDVKECVRRGMCKVNFATELRVAYTEAGKKLLQEKPETFDPKKLGIAGMEAVKELVKERMCVCGCNGKA; the protein is encoded by the coding sequence ATGCCATTAGTAACATCTGAAAAAATGCTGACAGACGCCAGAGAGGGCGGATATGCCGTTGGGGCATTCAATGTAGAAAACATGGAGATGGTAAAAGCAGTGATCGCAGCAGCGGAGGAAGTGAAAGCGCCGGTTATGCTGCAGACCACTCCTTCAACTGTAAAATACGGTACACTGGAAACCTATTTTGCAATGGTGTCGGCGGAAGCGAAAAAAGCCTCCGTTCCGGTCTGCCTCCATTTGGATCACGGCAGCAGTTTTGAGCTGGCTGTACAGGCCATCAAGGCAGGATATACTTCTGTTATGATCGATGGCTCCCATGAAGATTTTGAACACAATGTAGAGTTGACCAAAAAGGTCGTAGATGTAGCGAAGGCCTGCGGCATTCCGGTAGAGGCAGAGCTTGGAAAAGTAGGCGGAAAAGAAGACGACCTGGAGGCGGAAGAGGACGGAAACACAGATCCCCAGGAAGCAAAAGAATTTGTAGATCGCACCGGGGTTTCTTCTCTTGCAATTGCGATCGGAACAGCTCATGGATTCTATGCGGGAACCCCTGTACTGGATAAAGAGCGGGTATCGGAAGTAAAAGAACTGGTGTCTGTACCTCTGGTCCTTCACGGTGCTTCCGGCCTTAGTGATGAGGATGTAAAAGAATGTGTCAGAAGAGGAATGTGTAAAGTTAATTTTGCAACAGAACTGCGTGTGGCTTATACAGAGGCAGGAAAGAAACTTCTTCAGGAAAAACCGGAGACATTTGATCCGAAAAAGCTTGGTATAGCCGGCATGGAAGCAGTAAAGGAACTGGTAAAAGAACGCATGTGCGTATGCGGTTGCAACGGCAAAGCATAA
- a CDS encoding class II aldolase/adducin family protein, producing MQSEMDIKKEMCEIGKRVYNRGMVAANDGNFSVKLSDNEFLCTPTGVSKGFMTPEYICKVDAKGNILEANGEFRPSSEIKMHMRVYEEREDVKAVVHAHPMYATTFAVCGMPLKKPIMPEAVLGLGEVPLAKYGTPSTMEIPDAVSEYLPYYDAVLLENHGALTYGDSLLGAYHKMESLEFYARLLYQSMMLGGPKVLDKEQVKRLYGMRKDYGLTGRHPADWMNLD from the coding sequence GTGCAGAGTGAAATGGATATAAAAAAAGAGATGTGCGAGATTGGGAAAAGAGTGTACAACCGGGGAATGGTTGCGGCCAATGACGGCAACTTTTCTGTGAAATTGAGCGATAATGAGTTTTTATGTACGCCGACCGGAGTGAGCAAGGGATTTATGACGCCGGAGTATATCTGCAAGGTGGATGCCAAGGGGAATATACTCGAAGCAAATGGAGAGTTCAGGCCTTCTTCTGAAATAAAAATGCATATGAGAGTTTATGAGGAGAGGGAAGATGTAAAAGCGGTGGTACACGCCCATCCCATGTATGCCACTACATTTGCGGTATGCGGCATGCCGCTGAAAAAGCCGATCATGCCGGAGGCGGTGCTGGGACTTGGAGAGGTTCCGCTTGCAAAATACGGAACGCCGTCCACTATGGAAATTCCGGACGCTGTATCGGAGTATCTCCCTTATTATGACGCAGTGCTTCTGGAAAATCATGGAGCGTTGACCTATGGGGACAGTCTTCTTGGCGCATATCATAAAATGGAATCTCTGGAGTTTTACGCAAGGCTTCTTTATCAGTCCATGATGCTGGGAGGTCCCAAGGTGCTGGATAAAGAGCAGGTAAAGAGACTTTACGGAATGCGTAAAGACTATGGGCTGACAGGCAGACATCCGGCAGACTGGATGAATCTGGATTGA
- a CDS encoding FGGY-family carbohydrate kinase yields MQYLLGTDIGTSGTKTILMDTTGKLISQDLEEYDVLTPKPLWAEQWPDVWYEATKESIRRTVEEAVKQGIKKEDIKGIAISGLYGGSGIPLDENMNPVRPCMIWMDRRAKDETEWVLEHIGEEKLLEITHNGADPYYGYTKILWMKNHEPENWARTKLFLPPNDYVIYKMTGEIAIDYSSAGNIGGIFDMNTRTWSEELLNAMGIPMFMMPQRIVESTDIVGGLTKEIADELGLCEGMPVIASGIDCGAANIGLGVFESGVYAAAIGTSMCAALISDKPVKGKGLIIWPYLYDAKKLSYYFAGGNTAGAIVKWFRNTLCQWEIENQKNGGPSVYDVLNGEAEKIPAGSEGLVVLPYFMGERSPVWDSDAKGTIVGLSLTHTKGHLYRAFLEAVAYCLRDAMEATGEDLGEYILIAGGVTKSKVWRQIFADVTGYPVVCPIYDVEANMGDVMLAGIGTGVLTYEEVKKWQVLDEKIMPDEKNHKKYNEYFRLYKSIYNHLKEDMKDLTKAAE; encoded by the coding sequence TTGACTCCAAAGCCGCTGTGGGCAGAACAGTGGCCGGATGTGTGGTATGAGGCGACGAAAGAGTCCATCCGCCGTACAGTGGAGGAAGCTGTAAAACAGGGAATAAAGAAAGAGGATATTAAAGGCATCGCTATCAGCGGCCTTTACGGAGGTTCAGGTATTCCGCTGGATGAGAATATGAATCCTGTCCGCCCCTGCATGATCTGGATGGACAGACGTGCAAAAGACGAAACAGAGTGGGTGCTGGAACACATCGGAGAAGAGAAACTTCTTGAAATTACCCACAATGGAGCAGATCCATACTATGGATACACAAAGATTTTATGGATGAAAAATCACGAACCGGAAAATTGGGCGCGTACAAAACTTTTTCTTCCTCCAAATGATTACGTTATCTATAAAATGACAGGAGAGATTGCCATTGATTATTCTTCGGCAGGAAATATCGGCGGTATCTTTGATATGAATACCCGTACCTGGTCGGAGGAGCTTTTGAATGCCATGGGAATCCCGATGTTCATGATGCCTCAGAGAATTGTGGAATCCACAGATATTGTCGGCGGGCTGACGAAAGAAATTGCTGACGAGCTGGGATTGTGCGAGGGAATGCCGGTGATCGCAAGCGGTATTGACTGCGGTGCGGCAAACATAGGACTCGGTGTATTTGAATCCGGTGTCTATGCAGCTGCTATTGGAACATCCATGTGTGCAGCTTTGATTTCAGACAAACCGGTAAAAGGAAAAGGACTGATCATCTGGCCTTACCTCTATGATGCAAAAAAACTGTCTTACTACTTCGCCGGAGGTAATACAGCAGGCGCCATTGTAAAATGGTTCCGCAATACCCTGTGTCAGTGGGAGATTGAAAATCAGAAGAACGGTGGGCCAAGCGTATACGACGTCCTTAACGGCGAAGCAGAAAAAATTCCGGCAGGAAGCGAAGGGCTGGTCGTACTTCCGTACTTTATGGGCGAGAGAAGCCCGGTCTGGGATTCTGATGCAAAAGGAACCATCGTTGGATTGTCACTGACCCATACCAAAGGTCACCTTTACCGGGCATTCCTTGAGGCAGTAGCATATTGCCTGCGGGATGCGATGGAAGCAACCGGCGAAGACTTAGGAGAATATATCCTGATCGCCGGAGGCGTAACAAAATCCAAAGTATGGCGTCAGATTTTTGCAGATGTAACAGGATATCCGGTTGTATGCCCTATTTACGATGTAGAAGCAAACATGGGGGATGTTATGCTGGCCGGAATCGGAACAGGAGTTCTTACATACGAAGAAGTAAAGAAATGGCAGGTTTTGGATGAAAAGATCATGCCTGACGAAAAAAATCACAAGAAATATAATGAATATTTCCGTCTGTACAAGAGTATTTACAATCATTTGAAAGAAGATATGAAAGACCTTACAAAAGCAGCGGAATAG
- the xylB gene encoding xylulokinase yields MGQYLLGIDIGTSACKIAVFDEEGQVKASASGAYQVYYPHAGWAEQNPDEWWQAVSSAIKAALEKGKIRPSEIAGIGIDGQSWSAIPIDREGNVLTNTPIWMDTRAADICERVGKQVGEERIFEVCGNPFKPSYTTPKILWYKENLPEVYKHTYKVLQSNSYIGFRLTGKVSQELTQGYGLHCFRMRTGEWDMDMCKELGVDPSFLPDIYASHDIIGTVTEKAAAECGLTAGIPVVAGALDAACGTLGAGVIHPGETQEQGGQAGGMSICMDTYKADERLILSYHAAPNQWILQGGTVGGGGVMRWMEQEFADYERLIGKEIGKSSLQIFNEIAEKVPAGSDGMVFLPYMSGERSPIWDPHAKGVFYGLDFSKTKGHFVRAAMEGVAFSLRHNLEAAEEAGAVASELRAMGGSANSLLWTQIKADVTGKEIIVPSSDTATTLGAVILAGVGVGMYKDFEEAVKKTVVIKRRHTPNPEVREAYDKNYKLYLELYEDLKETMKRKGEE; encoded by the coding sequence ATGGGACAGTATTTATTAGGAATTGATATCGGAACAAGCGCCTGCAAGATCGCCGTATTTGATGAGGAAGGACAGGTAAAAGCAAGTGCAAGCGGAGCATATCAGGTCTATTATCCTCATGCCGGATGGGCGGAACAAAATCCTGACGAGTGGTGGCAGGCGGTGTCTTCGGCTATTAAAGCGGCCCTGGAAAAAGGGAAGATCCGTCCGTCAGAAATCGCCGGAATCGGAATCGACGGACAGAGTTGGTCGGCTATTCCGATTGACAGAGAAGGAAACGTTCTGACCAATACTCCGATCTGGATGGATACAAGGGCAGCTGACATCTGTGAGAGAGTAGGAAAGCAGGTGGGAGAGGAACGTATTTTTGAAGTGTGCGGCAATCCATTTAAGCCCTCTTACACGACTCCCAAAATTCTCTGGTACAAAGAGAATCTTCCGGAAGTATACAAACATACCTACAAAGTGCTTCAGTCCAACAGCTATATAGGTTTTCGCCTGACAGGAAAAGTCAGCCAGGAGCTGACGCAAGGGTATGGGCTTCACTGTTTCCGGATGAGAACCGGAGAGTGGGACATGGATATGTGCAAGGAGCTGGGAGTGGATCCTTCCTTCCTGCCGGATATCTATGCCAGCCATGATATTATTGGGACAGTGACGGAAAAGGCGGCAGCAGAATGCGGCCTGACAGCAGGAATCCCCGTTGTGGCGGGGGCGCTGGATGCCGCCTGCGGAACGCTGGGAGCAGGAGTGATCCACCCGGGAGAGACACAGGAGCAGGGCGGTCAGGCAGGAGGCATGAGCATCTGCATGGATACATACAAGGCGGATGAAAGGCTGATCTTAAGCTACCATGCAGCGCCGAATCAGTGGATCCTCCAGGGAGGAACCGTCGGCGGAGGCGGTGTTATGCGCTGGATGGAACAGGAGTTTGCAGATTACGAAAGGCTGATCGGAAAAGAGATCGGAAAGAGTTCGCTCCAGATTTTTAATGAAATCGCAGAAAAGGTCCCGGCAGGAAGTGACGGAATGGTCTTTCTTCCGTATATGTCAGGTGAGAGATCGCCAATCTGGGATCCCCATGCAAAAGGCGTCTTTTACGGACTGGATTTCAGTAAGACAAAAGGGCATTTCGTAAGGGCAGCCATGGAGGGAGTTGCATTTTCCCTGCGCCATAATCTGGAGGCGGCCGAAGAAGCAGGCGCCGTGGCCAGTGAGCTTCGGGCTATGGGCGGTTCCGCAAATTCTCTTCTGTGGACACAGATCAAGGCTGATGTAACGGGCAAGGAAATCATTGTGCCGTCCTCCGATACGGCGACGACACTGGGAGCCGTTATCCTGGCAGGTGTGGGAGTCGGCATGTATAAAGACTTTGAGGAGGCAGTGAAAAAGACAGTTGTTATTAAACGGCGTCATACGCCAAATCCGGAAGTGCGGGAAGCTTATGACAAGAACTATAAGCTTTACCTGGAATTATATGAAGATTTAAAAGAAACAATGAAAAGAAAGGGAGAGGAATAA
- a CDS encoding DeoR/GlpR family DNA-binding transcription regulator produces the protein MLAIERRNDILERLQEEKRVVVSELSAAYNVSEETIRRDLEKLENDGLVVKSYGGAVLKEQSFFDLPFNIRKKQRVAEKQKIARLIADMVRDGEALMLDASSTDVYIARALKEKKKLTVITNSVEVIVELFDVPEWTVISTGGVSREKSFALVGPRTDEVLSSYHVDKAIISCKGVDLENGFTDSDEQDASSKRMMLYAAKERILAADHSKFGNTAFTKVAEWADITKFVTDQKPEEKWLQKLKEHRIDCVFPK, from the coding sequence ATGCTTGCAATAGAGAGAAGAAATGACATACTGGAAAGACTTCAGGAAGAAAAAAGGGTTGTAGTCAGCGAGCTGAGCGCTGCATATAACGTGTCGGAGGAAACGATACGCCGTGATCTGGAAAAGCTGGAAAACGACGGACTTGTTGTGAAAAGTTACGGAGGAGCGGTCCTCAAGGAACAAAGCTTTTTTGACCTTCCTTTTAATATCAGAAAAAAGCAGAGGGTGGCGGAGAAGCAAAAAATCGCAAGACTGATCGCTGATATGGTAAGAGACGGGGAAGCCCTGATGCTGGACGCCAGCTCTACAGACGTATACATTGCCCGTGCACTGAAGGAGAAGAAAAAACTGACAGTGATCACAAATTCTGTGGAGGTGATCGTAGAGCTTTTTGATGTTCCGGAGTGGACCGTGATTTCTACAGGAGGCGTTTCCAGAGAGAAATCCTTCGCCCTTGTAGGTCCGCGCACCGATGAGGTGCTCTCTTCCTATCATGTGGATAAAGCGATCATTTCCTGTAAGGGAGTGGATCTGGAAAATGGTTTTACCGATTCGGATGAACAGGATGCCAGCAGTAAACGCATGATGCTTTACGCTGCAAAAGAGCGGATTTTAGCTGCCGATCACAGTAAGTTTGGCAATACCGCTTTTACGAAAGTGGCAGAGTGGGCTGACATCACTAAGTTTGTAACAGATCAGAAGCCGGAAGAGAAATGGCTTCAGAAATTAAAAGAGCACCGGATAGACTGTGTCTTTCCAAAATAA